One Gadus morhua chromosome 13, gadMor3.0, whole genome shotgun sequence genomic window carries:
- the LOC115557583 gene encoding uncharacterized protein LOC115557583 isoform X2: protein MVLTVSDIPNPPEGYDGNVDMDHFWNTVVTEMLSRGLIPYGRENPFVVPPSYHHWAPWIGPHTRRSNSVLNTEFEKLQSPKADGDANFNDDEKMNEERLTDELVNLKVQEVRALCKQCGVDDKGSKIDMVMRLSDKMSNRVTYNKVFEKVLGASGGWAVITCPCGVVFSVKFNLRAESPRDFVDLLLSWKHLPNVAVYDYARGLALHANRRQPGIFAPFQGRLLDPTPENVKQASEGKVHVNLPWLKFKKKPADKDGHPLTGSSQHFALNDVFHQGNSKDQWEVLRKLELVPELAGLINSQCAEQLFSGMRKKNYFLNQTTPSTHIFLQRNILHHYNMARNQKIKNQYSKIVPPDVSLQFDSYGRVVLAHSPSAAMSIGSYGNEQEDSQEYESEVEMQCDSHGMVVLAHSQSTVMLTGTSGKEQEESQELNDDSEQRPHGDFPSLYKFSAHRACWGQKLQDSQEQLLSHVLDEAKSHTQHLAMVNNIILTRFDFWTLGLQRDMEGTILNSCLKMIEKRVENLFAADSYVISTWFPPSLRNAMDHLPDNAASLQWIILPVSVPGHWTLCPLFWPLERAWCE from the exons ATGGTTTTAACAGTGAGCGACATCCCAAACCCACCTGAAGGCTATGATGGTAATGTTGACATGGACCATTTCTGGAACACTGTGGTCACAGAAATGCTCAGTCGGGGATTAATTCCAT ATGGACGGGAGAACCCTTTCGTTGTGCCCCCGAGCTATCATCACTGGGCCCCCTGGATTGGCCCACACACCCGGAGGTCAAATTCTGTGTTGAACACAGAATTTGAAAAATTGCAAAGCCCCAAAGCAGATGGAGATGCTAACTTTAATGATGACGAAAAAATGAATGAGGAGCGGCTCACAGATGAGCTTGTGAACTTGAAG GTACAGGAGGTCAGGGCACTGTGCAAACAGTGTGGTGTTGATGATAAGGGGTCCAAGATAGACATGGTTATGAGACTGTCTGACAAAATGTCTAATAGAGTCACCTACAACAAGGTGTTTGAGAAAGTTTTGGGTGCTTCTG GTGGCTGGGCAGTTATCACTTGCCCATGTGGGGTTGTGTTTTCAGTAAAATTCAACCTTAGAGCAGAGAGTCCACGTGACTTTGTGGATCTCTTGCTGTCCTGGAAACACCTCCCCAATGTGGCTGTGTATGATTATGCCAGGGGTCTGGCACTGCATGCCAACCGCAGGCAGCCAGGAATATTTGCCCCTTTTCAGGGAAGGTTACTGGATCCCACCCCAGAGAACGTGAAGCAGGCCTCAGAGGGAAAGGTCCATGTCAACTTGCCTTGGctgaaatttaaaaaaaagccaGCTGACAAAGATGGTCACCCTCTCACTGGATCCTCACAGCATTTTGCTTTGAACGATGTGTTCCACCAGGGGAACAGCAAAGACCAGTGGGAGGTTCTAAGAAAGCTGGAGCTTGTGCCTGAACTTGCTGGTCTTATTAACAGCCAGTGTGCGGAGCAGCTGTTTTCAGggatgagaaaaaaaaactactttTTAAATCAGACTACCCCATCAACACACATTTTTCTACAAAGAAACATTCTCCACCATTACAACATGGCAAGGAaccaaaaaatcaaaaatcagtACAGCAAGATTGTTCCTCCAGATGTTTCATTGCAGTTTGACAGCTATGGAAGGGTTGTCTTAG CTCACTCCCCATCAGCTGCGATGTCAATTGGGTCATATGGGAACGAACAAGAAGACTCTCAAGAGTATGAGTCAGAAGTTGAAATGCAGTGTGACAGCCATGGAATGGTAGTCTTAG CTCACTCCCAATCAACCGTGATGTTAACTGGGACATCAGGGAAAGAACAAGAGGAGTCTCAAGAGT TAAATGATGACAGTGAGCAGAGACCTCATGGAGACTTCCCTAGTCTCTACAAGTTTTCAGCCCACAGAGCATGCTGGGGACAGAAACTCCAAGACAGCCAAGAACAACTG CTGTCTCATGTCTTGGATGAGGCCAAAAGTCACACTCAGCACCTTGCAATGGTGAATAACATCATCCTGACCCGCTTTGACTTTTGGACTCTGGGTTTGCAGCGGGACATGGAGGGAACG ATCCTGAACTCTTGTCTCAAAATGATTGAGAAG AGAGTAGAGAACCTGTTTGCTGCAGACAGCTATGTCATTTCCACTTGGTTCCCACCATCATTGAGGAATGCCATGGATCACCTTCCG GATAATGCAGCCAGTCTACAGTGGATTATTCTCCCAGTGTCCGTACCTGGACATTGGACACTCTGT CCTCTCTTCTGGCCCCTGGAAAGAGCTTGGTGTGAATGA
- the LOC115557583 gene encoding uncharacterized protein LOC115557583 isoform X1 yields MVLTVSDIPNPPEGYDGNVDMDHFWNTVVTEMLSRGLIPYGRENPFVVPPSYHHWAPWIGPHTRRSNSVLNTEFEKLQSPKADGDANFNDDEKMNEERLTDELVNLKVQEVRALCKQCGVDDKGSKIDMVMRLSDKMSNRVTYNKVFEKVLGASGGWAVITCPCGVVFSVKFNLRAESPRDFVDLLLSWKHLPNVAVYDYARGLALHANRRQPGIFAPFQGRLLDPTPENVKQASEGKVHVNLPWLKFKKKPADKDGHPLTGSSQHFALNDVFHQGNSKDQWEVLRKLELVPELAGLINSQCAEQLFSGMRKKNYFLNQTTPSTHIFLQRNILHHYNMARNQKIKNQYSKIVPPDVSLQFDSYGRVVLAHSPSAAMSIGSYGNEQEDSQEYESEVEMQCDSHGMVVLAHSQSTVMLTGTSGKEQEESQELNDDSEQRPHGDFPSLYKFSAHRACWGQKLQDSQEQLLSHVLDEAKSHTQHLAMVNNIILTRFDFWTLGLQRDMEGTILNSCLKMIEKRVENLFAADSYVISTWFPPSLRNAMDHLPDNAASLQWIILPVSVPGHWTLCGLTKQGCSNNCGVFVLMYTLYIVMGANCDFREENMLQIRRWWSRSPAELPHATLGN; encoded by the exons ATGGTTTTAACAGTGAGCGACATCCCAAACCCACCTGAAGGCTATGATGGTAATGTTGACATGGACCATTTCTGGAACACTGTGGTCACAGAAATGCTCAGTCGGGGATTAATTCCAT ATGGACGGGAGAACCCTTTCGTTGTGCCCCCGAGCTATCATCACTGGGCCCCCTGGATTGGCCCACACACCCGGAGGTCAAATTCTGTGTTGAACACAGAATTTGAAAAATTGCAAAGCCCCAAAGCAGATGGAGATGCTAACTTTAATGATGACGAAAAAATGAATGAGGAGCGGCTCACAGATGAGCTTGTGAACTTGAAG GTACAGGAGGTCAGGGCACTGTGCAAACAGTGTGGTGTTGATGATAAGGGGTCCAAGATAGACATGGTTATGAGACTGTCTGACAAAATGTCTAATAGAGTCACCTACAACAAGGTGTTTGAGAAAGTTTTGGGTGCTTCTG GTGGCTGGGCAGTTATCACTTGCCCATGTGGGGTTGTGTTTTCAGTAAAATTCAACCTTAGAGCAGAGAGTCCACGTGACTTTGTGGATCTCTTGCTGTCCTGGAAACACCTCCCCAATGTGGCTGTGTATGATTATGCCAGGGGTCTGGCACTGCATGCCAACCGCAGGCAGCCAGGAATATTTGCCCCTTTTCAGGGAAGGTTACTGGATCCCACCCCAGAGAACGTGAAGCAGGCCTCAGAGGGAAAGGTCCATGTCAACTTGCCTTGGctgaaatttaaaaaaaagccaGCTGACAAAGATGGTCACCCTCTCACTGGATCCTCACAGCATTTTGCTTTGAACGATGTGTTCCACCAGGGGAACAGCAAAGACCAGTGGGAGGTTCTAAGAAAGCTGGAGCTTGTGCCTGAACTTGCTGGTCTTATTAACAGCCAGTGTGCGGAGCAGCTGTTTTCAGggatgagaaaaaaaaactactttTTAAATCAGACTACCCCATCAACACACATTTTTCTACAAAGAAACATTCTCCACCATTACAACATGGCAAGGAaccaaaaaatcaaaaatcagtACAGCAAGATTGTTCCTCCAGATGTTTCATTGCAGTTTGACAGCTATGGAAGGGTTGTCTTAG CTCACTCCCCATCAGCTGCGATGTCAATTGGGTCATATGGGAACGAACAAGAAGACTCTCAAGAGTATGAGTCAGAAGTTGAAATGCAGTGTGACAGCCATGGAATGGTAGTCTTAG CTCACTCCCAATCAACCGTGATGTTAACTGGGACATCAGGGAAAGAACAAGAGGAGTCTCAAGAGT TAAATGATGACAGTGAGCAGAGACCTCATGGAGACTTCCCTAGTCTCTACAAGTTTTCAGCCCACAGAGCATGCTGGGGACAGAAACTCCAAGACAGCCAAGAACAACTG CTGTCTCATGTCTTGGATGAGGCCAAAAGTCACACTCAGCACCTTGCAATGGTGAATAACATCATCCTGACCCGCTTTGACTTTTGGACTCTGGGTTTGCAGCGGGACATGGAGGGAACG ATCCTGAACTCTTGTCTCAAAATGATTGAGAAG AGAGTAGAGAACCTGTTTGCTGCAGACAGCTATGTCATTTCCACTTGGTTCCCACCATCATTGAGGAATGCCATGGATCACCTTCCG GATAATGCAGCCAGTCTACAGTGGATTATTCTCCCAGTGTCCGTACCTGGACATTGGACACTCTGT GGCCTAACAAAGCAAGGGTGCTCCAACAactgtggtgtgtttgttttgatg TACACTCTGTACATTGTAATGGGGGCCAATTGTGATTTCAGAGAG GAAAACATGCTGCAAATTAGGAGATGGTGGTCTCGCTCTCCTGCAGAACTTCCCCATGCC ACGCTGGGAAATTGA
- the LOC115557583 gene encoding uncharacterized protein LOC115557583 isoform X3, whose translation MVLTVSDIPNPPEGYDGNVDMDHFWNTVVTEMLSRGLIPYGRENPFVVPPSYHHWAPWIGPHTRRSNSVLNTEFEKLQSPKADGDANFNDDEKMNEERLTDELVNLKVQEVRALCKQCGVDDKGSKIDMVMRLSDKMSNRVTYNKVFEKVLGASGGWAVITCPCGVVFSVKFNLRAESPRDFVDLLLSWKHLPNVAVYDYARGLALHANRRQPGIFAPFQGRLLDPTPENVKQASEGKVHVNLPWLKFKKKPADKDGHPLTGSSQHFALNDVFHQGNSKDQWEVLRKLELVPELAGLINSQCAEQLFSGMRKKNYFLNQTTPSTHIFLQRNILHHYNMARNQKIKNQYSKIVPPDVSLQFDSYGRVVLAHSPSAAMSIGSYGNEQEDSQEYESEVEMQCDSHGMVVLAHSQSTVMLTGTSGKEQEESQELNDDSEQRPHGDFPSLYKFSAHRACWGQKLQDSQEQLLSHVLDEAKSHTQHLAMVNNIILTRFDFWTLGLQRDMEGTILNSCLKMIEKRVENLFAADSYVISTWFPPSLRNAMDHLPDNAASLQWIILPVSVPGHWTLCRGKHAAN comes from the exons ATGGTTTTAACAGTGAGCGACATCCCAAACCCACCTGAAGGCTATGATGGTAATGTTGACATGGACCATTTCTGGAACACTGTGGTCACAGAAATGCTCAGTCGGGGATTAATTCCAT ATGGACGGGAGAACCCTTTCGTTGTGCCCCCGAGCTATCATCACTGGGCCCCCTGGATTGGCCCACACACCCGGAGGTCAAATTCTGTGTTGAACACAGAATTTGAAAAATTGCAAAGCCCCAAAGCAGATGGAGATGCTAACTTTAATGATGACGAAAAAATGAATGAGGAGCGGCTCACAGATGAGCTTGTGAACTTGAAG GTACAGGAGGTCAGGGCACTGTGCAAACAGTGTGGTGTTGATGATAAGGGGTCCAAGATAGACATGGTTATGAGACTGTCTGACAAAATGTCTAATAGAGTCACCTACAACAAGGTGTTTGAGAAAGTTTTGGGTGCTTCTG GTGGCTGGGCAGTTATCACTTGCCCATGTGGGGTTGTGTTTTCAGTAAAATTCAACCTTAGAGCAGAGAGTCCACGTGACTTTGTGGATCTCTTGCTGTCCTGGAAACACCTCCCCAATGTGGCTGTGTATGATTATGCCAGGGGTCTGGCACTGCATGCCAACCGCAGGCAGCCAGGAATATTTGCCCCTTTTCAGGGAAGGTTACTGGATCCCACCCCAGAGAACGTGAAGCAGGCCTCAGAGGGAAAGGTCCATGTCAACTTGCCTTGGctgaaatttaaaaaaaagccaGCTGACAAAGATGGTCACCCTCTCACTGGATCCTCACAGCATTTTGCTTTGAACGATGTGTTCCACCAGGGGAACAGCAAAGACCAGTGGGAGGTTCTAAGAAAGCTGGAGCTTGTGCCTGAACTTGCTGGTCTTATTAACAGCCAGTGTGCGGAGCAGCTGTTTTCAGggatgagaaaaaaaaactactttTTAAATCAGACTACCCCATCAACACACATTTTTCTACAAAGAAACATTCTCCACCATTACAACATGGCAAGGAaccaaaaaatcaaaaatcagtACAGCAAGATTGTTCCTCCAGATGTTTCATTGCAGTTTGACAGCTATGGAAGGGTTGTCTTAG CTCACTCCCCATCAGCTGCGATGTCAATTGGGTCATATGGGAACGAACAAGAAGACTCTCAAGAGTATGAGTCAGAAGTTGAAATGCAGTGTGACAGCCATGGAATGGTAGTCTTAG CTCACTCCCAATCAACCGTGATGTTAACTGGGACATCAGGGAAAGAACAAGAGGAGTCTCAAGAGT TAAATGATGACAGTGAGCAGAGACCTCATGGAGACTTCCCTAGTCTCTACAAGTTTTCAGCCCACAGAGCATGCTGGGGACAGAAACTCCAAGACAGCCAAGAACAACTG CTGTCTCATGTCTTGGATGAGGCCAAAAGTCACACTCAGCACCTTGCAATGGTGAATAACATCATCCTGACCCGCTTTGACTTTTGGACTCTGGGTTTGCAGCGGGACATGGAGGGAACG ATCCTGAACTCTTGTCTCAAAATGATTGAGAAG AGAGTAGAGAACCTGTTTGCTGCAGACAGCTATGTCATTTCCACTTGGTTCCCACCATCATTGAGGAATGCCATGGATCACCTTCCG GATAATGCAGCCAGTCTACAGTGGATTATTCTCCCAGTGTCCGTACCTGGACATTGGACACTCTGT AGAG GAAAACATGCTGCAAATTAG
- the LOC115557583 gene encoding uncharacterized protein LOC115557583 isoform X4, protein MVLTVSDIPNPPEGYDGNVDMDHFWNTVVTEMLSRGLIPYGRENPFVVPPSYHHWAPWIGPHTRRSNSVLNTEFEKLQSPKADGDANFNDDEKMNEERLTDELVNLKVQEVRALCKQCGVDDKGSKIDMVMRLSDKMSNRVTYNKVFEKVLGASGGWAVITCPCGVVFSVKFNLRAESPRDFVDLLLSWKHLPNVAVYDYARGLALHANRRQPGIFAPFQGRLLDPTPENVKQASEGKVHVNLPWLKFKKKPADKDGHPLTGSSQHFALNDVFHQGNSKDQWEVLRKLELVPELAGLINSQCAEQLFSGMRKKNYFLNQTTPSTHIFLQRNILHHYNMARNQKIKNQYSKIVPPDVSLQFDSYGRVVLAHSPSAAMSIGSYGNEQEDSQEYESEVEMQCDSHGMVVLAHSQSTVMLTGTSGKEQEESQELNDDSEQRPHGDFPSLYKFSAHRACWGQKLQDSQEQLLSHVLDEAKSHTQHLAMVNNIILTRFDFWTLGLQRDMEGTDNAASLQWIILPVSVPGHWTLCRGKHAAN, encoded by the exons ATGGTTTTAACAGTGAGCGACATCCCAAACCCACCTGAAGGCTATGATGGTAATGTTGACATGGACCATTTCTGGAACACTGTGGTCACAGAAATGCTCAGTCGGGGATTAATTCCAT ATGGACGGGAGAACCCTTTCGTTGTGCCCCCGAGCTATCATCACTGGGCCCCCTGGATTGGCCCACACACCCGGAGGTCAAATTCTGTGTTGAACACAGAATTTGAAAAATTGCAAAGCCCCAAAGCAGATGGAGATGCTAACTTTAATGATGACGAAAAAATGAATGAGGAGCGGCTCACAGATGAGCTTGTGAACTTGAAG GTACAGGAGGTCAGGGCACTGTGCAAACAGTGTGGTGTTGATGATAAGGGGTCCAAGATAGACATGGTTATGAGACTGTCTGACAAAATGTCTAATAGAGTCACCTACAACAAGGTGTTTGAGAAAGTTTTGGGTGCTTCTG GTGGCTGGGCAGTTATCACTTGCCCATGTGGGGTTGTGTTTTCAGTAAAATTCAACCTTAGAGCAGAGAGTCCACGTGACTTTGTGGATCTCTTGCTGTCCTGGAAACACCTCCCCAATGTGGCTGTGTATGATTATGCCAGGGGTCTGGCACTGCATGCCAACCGCAGGCAGCCAGGAATATTTGCCCCTTTTCAGGGAAGGTTACTGGATCCCACCCCAGAGAACGTGAAGCAGGCCTCAGAGGGAAAGGTCCATGTCAACTTGCCTTGGctgaaatttaaaaaaaagccaGCTGACAAAGATGGTCACCCTCTCACTGGATCCTCACAGCATTTTGCTTTGAACGATGTGTTCCACCAGGGGAACAGCAAAGACCAGTGGGAGGTTCTAAGAAAGCTGGAGCTTGTGCCTGAACTTGCTGGTCTTATTAACAGCCAGTGTGCGGAGCAGCTGTTTTCAGggatgagaaaaaaaaactactttTTAAATCAGACTACCCCATCAACACACATTTTTCTACAAAGAAACATTCTCCACCATTACAACATGGCAAGGAaccaaaaaatcaaaaatcagtACAGCAAGATTGTTCCTCCAGATGTTTCATTGCAGTTTGACAGCTATGGAAGGGTTGTCTTAG CTCACTCCCCATCAGCTGCGATGTCAATTGGGTCATATGGGAACGAACAAGAAGACTCTCAAGAGTATGAGTCAGAAGTTGAAATGCAGTGTGACAGCCATGGAATGGTAGTCTTAG CTCACTCCCAATCAACCGTGATGTTAACTGGGACATCAGGGAAAGAACAAGAGGAGTCTCAAGAGT TAAATGATGACAGTGAGCAGAGACCTCATGGAGACTTCCCTAGTCTCTACAAGTTTTCAGCCCACAGAGCATGCTGGGGACAGAAACTCCAAGACAGCCAAGAACAACTG CTGTCTCATGTCTTGGATGAGGCCAAAAGTCACACTCAGCACCTTGCAATGGTGAATAACATCATCCTGACCCGCTTTGACTTTTGGACTCTGGGTTTGCAGCGGGACATGGAGGGAACG GATAATGCAGCCAGTCTACAGTGGATTATTCTCCCAGTGTCCGTACCTGGACATTGGACACTCTGT AGAG GAAAACATGCTGCAAATTAG
- the rbbp5 gene encoding retinoblastoma-binding protein 5 isoform X1 translates to MNLELLESFGQNYPEEADGTLDCISMALTCTFNRWGTLLAVGCNDGRIVIWDFLTRGIAKIISAHIHPVCSLCWSRDGHKLVSASTDNIVSQWDVLTGDCDQRFRFPSPILKLQYHPRDLDKVLVCPMKSAPVLLTLSDSKHVVLPVDDDSDLNVVAAFDRRGEFIYTGNAKGKILVLNTNTQELVASFRVTTGTSNTTAIKSIEFARKGSCFLINTADRIIRVYDGREILTCGKDGEPEPLQKLQDLVNRTPWKRCCFSGDGEYIVAGSARQHALYIWEKSIGNLVKILHGTRGELLLDVAWHPVRPIITSISSGVVSIWAQNQVENWSAFAPDFKELDENVEYEERESEFDIEDEDKSEPEQTGGDAAEDEEVDVTTVDPIIAFCSSDEELEDYKALLYLPIAPEVEDPEENPFGPPPEASGQVTPTEEGLGTGDKKQRQPSADGGPAKKKARTTTIELQGVPSDEVHPLLGVKGDGKSKKKTAGRPKGSKGKEKDFSFRPKAYRAADRGGDRPVPSAEAPSGTGAAGGGGGGTKGRVEGGVAGGQDAAAHRSLVSQSYKQHDIGGMD, encoded by the exons ATGAATTTAGAGTTACTCG AATCGTTTGGTCAGAACTACCCCGAG GAGGCAGATGGCACCCTCGACTGTATCAGTATGGCCCTCACCTGCACCTTCAACCGCTGGGGCACCCTGCTGGCGGTGGGCTGCAACGACGGGCGCATCGTCATCTGGGACTTCCTCACGCGAGGCATCGCTAAGATCATCAGTGCCCACATACACCCCGTGTGCTCCTTATG CTGGAGTCGAGATGGCCACAAGCTGGTCAGCGCCTCAACCGACAATATCGTGTCTCAGTGGGACGTCCTGACGGGGGACTGCGACCAGAGATTCCGGTTTCCATCGCCAATTCTAAAACTCCAGTATCATCCAAGAGACCT GGACAAAGTTCTGGTCTGTCCCATGAAGTCGGCCCCAGTGTTGTTGACGCTGTCAGATTCCAAACACGTGGTCCTGCCTGTGGACGACGACTCAGACCTCAACGTGGTGGCCGCCTTTGACAGACGGGGAGAGTTCATTTACACTGGAAACGCCAAGGGAAAG ATCCTGGTCCTGAACACTAACACCCAGGAGCTGGTAGCCTCCTTCAGGGTCACCACAGGCACCAGCAACACAACCGCCATCAAGTCCATTGAGTTTGCACGCAAGGGCAG TTGTTTCCTCATCAACACGGCGGACCGGATCATCAGGGTGTACGACGGCAGGGAGATCCTCACGTGTGGCAAGGACGGGGAGCCAGAGCCCCTGCAGAAGCTCCAGGATCTGGTCAACAG AACTCCCTGGAAGCGCTGCTGCTTCTCTGGAGACGGAGAGTACATTGTGGCCGGCTCCGCCCGGCAGCATGCGCTGTACATCTGGGAGAAGAGCATCGGCAACCTGGTGAAGATCCTGCACGGGACCAGgggggagctgctgctggacgtGGCG TGGCATCCTGTGCGACCAATCATCACCTCCATCTCCAGTGGCGTTGTGTCCATCTGGGCCCAGAACCAAGTG GAAAACTGGAGTGCCTTCGCCCCGGACTTCAAAGAGCTGGACGAGAACGTGGAGTACGAGGAGAGGGAGTCTGAGTTTGACATTGAAGACGAGGACAAGAGTGAACCGGAGCAGACGG GTGGAGATGCTGCGGAAGATGAGGAGGTGGATGTCACCACTGTGGACCCCATTATTGCATTTTGCAGCAG TGATGAGGAGCTTGAGGACTACAAAGCCTTGCTGTACCTGCCAATCGCCCCAGAGGTGGAGGACCCAGAGGAGAACCCTTTCGGACCCCCACCCGAGGCCTCTGGTCAGGTGACCCCCACAGAGGAGGGCCTGGGGACGGGCGACAAGAAGCAGCGGCAGCCCTCGGCCGATGGAGGGCCGGCTAAGAAGAAGGCCCGCACCACGACCATAGAGCTGCAGGGAGTGCCCAGTGACG AGGTGCACCCCCTGCTGGGCGTGAAAGGGGACGGCAAGTCCAAGAAGAAGACGGCGGGACGGCCCAAAGGCTCCAAAGGTAAAGAGAAAGACTTCTCCTTCAGGCCCAAGGCCTACCGCGCGGCGGACCGGGGGGGCGATCGGCCCGTCCCCTCCGCTGAGGCTCCGTCTGGGACGggggctgcaggaggaggaggaggagggacgaaGGGCAGAGTGGAAGGAGGCGTGGCCGGGGGTCAGGACGCTGCTGCCCACA GGAGTCTGGTTTCACAGTCATACAAACAACATGATATTGGCGGTATGGATTGA
- the rbbp5 gene encoding retinoblastoma-binding protein 5 isoform X2: MNLELLESFGQNYPEEADGTLDCISMALTCTFNRWGTLLAVGCNDGRIVIWDFLTRGIAKIISAHIHPVCSLCWSRDGHKLVSASTDNIVSQWDVLTGDCDQRFRFPSPILKLQYHPRDLDKVLVCPMKSAPVLLTLSDSKHVVLPVDDDSDLNVVAAFDRRGEFIYTGNAKGKILVLNTNTQELVASFRVTTGTSNTTAIKSIEFARKGSCFLINTADRIIRVYDGREILTCGKDGEPEPLQKLQDLVNRTPWKRCCFSGDGEYIVAGSARQHALYIWEKSIGNLVKILHGTRGELLLDVAWHPVRPIITSISSGVVSIWAQNQVENWSAFAPDFKELDENVEYEERESEFDIEDEDKSEPEQTGGDAAEDEEVDVTTVDPIIAFCSSDEELEDYKALLYLPIAPEVEDPEENPFGPPPEASGQVTPTEEGLGTGDKKQRQPSADGGPAKKKARTTTIELQGVPSDEVHPLLGVKGDGKSKKKTAGRPKGSKGSLVSQSYKQHDIGGMD, encoded by the exons ATGAATTTAGAGTTACTCG AATCGTTTGGTCAGAACTACCCCGAG GAGGCAGATGGCACCCTCGACTGTATCAGTATGGCCCTCACCTGCACCTTCAACCGCTGGGGCACCCTGCTGGCGGTGGGCTGCAACGACGGGCGCATCGTCATCTGGGACTTCCTCACGCGAGGCATCGCTAAGATCATCAGTGCCCACATACACCCCGTGTGCTCCTTATG CTGGAGTCGAGATGGCCACAAGCTGGTCAGCGCCTCAACCGACAATATCGTGTCTCAGTGGGACGTCCTGACGGGGGACTGCGACCAGAGATTCCGGTTTCCATCGCCAATTCTAAAACTCCAGTATCATCCAAGAGACCT GGACAAAGTTCTGGTCTGTCCCATGAAGTCGGCCCCAGTGTTGTTGACGCTGTCAGATTCCAAACACGTGGTCCTGCCTGTGGACGACGACTCAGACCTCAACGTGGTGGCCGCCTTTGACAGACGGGGAGAGTTCATTTACACTGGAAACGCCAAGGGAAAG ATCCTGGTCCTGAACACTAACACCCAGGAGCTGGTAGCCTCCTTCAGGGTCACCACAGGCACCAGCAACACAACCGCCATCAAGTCCATTGAGTTTGCACGCAAGGGCAG TTGTTTCCTCATCAACACGGCGGACCGGATCATCAGGGTGTACGACGGCAGGGAGATCCTCACGTGTGGCAAGGACGGGGAGCCAGAGCCCCTGCAGAAGCTCCAGGATCTGGTCAACAG AACTCCCTGGAAGCGCTGCTGCTTCTCTGGAGACGGAGAGTACATTGTGGCCGGCTCCGCCCGGCAGCATGCGCTGTACATCTGGGAGAAGAGCATCGGCAACCTGGTGAAGATCCTGCACGGGACCAGgggggagctgctgctggacgtGGCG TGGCATCCTGTGCGACCAATCATCACCTCCATCTCCAGTGGCGTTGTGTCCATCTGGGCCCAGAACCAAGTG GAAAACTGGAGTGCCTTCGCCCCGGACTTCAAAGAGCTGGACGAGAACGTGGAGTACGAGGAGAGGGAGTCTGAGTTTGACATTGAAGACGAGGACAAGAGTGAACCGGAGCAGACGG GTGGAGATGCTGCGGAAGATGAGGAGGTGGATGTCACCACTGTGGACCCCATTATTGCATTTTGCAGCAG TGATGAGGAGCTTGAGGACTACAAAGCCTTGCTGTACCTGCCAATCGCCCCAGAGGTGGAGGACCCAGAGGAGAACCCTTTCGGACCCCCACCCGAGGCCTCTGGTCAGGTGACCCCCACAGAGGAGGGCCTGGGGACGGGCGACAAGAAGCAGCGGCAGCCCTCGGCCGATGGAGGGCCGGCTAAGAAGAAGGCCCGCACCACGACCATAGAGCTGCAGGGAGTGCCCAGTGACG AGGTGCACCCCCTGCTGGGCGTGAAAGGGGACGGCAAGTCCAAGAAGAAGACGGCGGGACGGCCCAAAGGCTCCAAAG GGAGTCTGGTTTCACAGTCATACAAACAACATGATATTGGCGGTATGGATTGA